DNA sequence from the Calditrichota bacterium genome:
GCTGGTTAAAATGGATCCTAAAAAAAGTGATTTAATTGACAATGCCCTGAAAGCTGTAGATATGGCTTCTGAATTAAACCTCAGGCTATTAAACCCAAAACAAAAGAATCCAATAAAAGTAAATATTGCATCTGTAATAGAGAAAACAACAGTGGCAATAATTGGTTCTTCAAAAGTAAAGTTTTCACTTTCGACATGCCCGAATCTTGAAGATTTACTTATTGATGAACTCTTACTGGAACGAGCCATTCAAAATATTTTAATAAACTCTATAGAAGCTATTGGAGACAAAGACGGAACAATTAATATTTCAACCTGCGGAATTGAACAGGGCTGCAATGTAGTCTCTACTTTGAATGACCAAAGATATATTCAGATTTCGATAAAGGATAGTGGGGGCGGAATTCCGGAAGAATATTCTGAAATGATAATGAAGCCGTATTTCAGTACAAAAGCCACTGGAAGTGGTCTTGGATTGGCAATTGCTAAAGAAATAATAAACTCTTTGAATGGTGTCATTGAAGTTGCATCGGCAGATGGTGCCGGAACAATGATAGCAATTTATTTACCTGTAGAAAATTAAAAAAGGTATGAAGGGGCTGTCAATCCAGGCTATGCTTGGAGCGACGTTCTTTTATACTCCGAGGGCCGGGAAGTGGGGACAACCTGGCCCTTTTTTTAACAAAATATTATTTTTGTCTTTATATTTTTCCTACCTTCAAAATAAAATACAATATTAAGGATAGTTTCATGAAACGCTTTATTGCTCTTTTAACAATTTCTTTTTTCTTTACAGGCTGTGCGGAACTTTTACAGCTTTTACAGCAGTCTTCTGTTCAAAAACCAACTGCTTCGGTTACAGCTACAAAACTTACAGGATTATCTTTTACGAAAGCTGATTTGTTGTTTGACATTAAAATTAATAATCCAAACGGGATTGCTATTGATTTGGCAGGATTAGATTATGGATTGAAAATAAATGAAAGCTCTTTATTCAGCGGAACAAAAAATGATCCATTAAATATTGAAGCAAAAGGTTCCAGCACGATTCAAATTCCGTTAAGCTTAAAATACGATGACATTTACAAAACAGTTAAATCATTGACCGGCAAAGGGAAATCATCATACACTTTTGAAGGCGGCCTTAGTTTTGATTTGCCTGTTCTGGGTAAAATAAGATTGCCACTTTCTAAAACAGGTGAGTTGCCATTGTTAAAGCTCCCAAAAGTTAAACTAAAAGATATAAGCATGAAAAACCTTAGTTGGAGTGGTGCATCAATGCAATTGGATATAGCTGTAAAGGGCAGTGGTGGACTCGATCTATTTGTTGATAACCTTGCTTATGGTTTAAAAATTGCCGGTAAAAACTGGGTTAGCGGCAAGGTCACAGATAAGATTGCCGTAAATTCTTCCGGGGAAAAAATAGTAAGCATTCCGTTTAAGTTGGATTTTTTATCTATGGGCAAAGCCGTTTATGATATTGCAACCGGTGATGCGGAATTAAATTATAATTTTGATGGTGATATGAATATTTCATCAGATCATCCATTGCTAAAAGCAGCAAATTTTTCTTTTGAAGATTTAAGTAAAATTAAAATTTCAAAATGATTTTGTAGTTTTTGTTGAAACCTTCCAGGTTTTTTAAACCTTGAAGGTTACTATTGTTGTTATTCTAAAATCAACGAATAATTATTTTCGCCTAAAGCCATGTCTTTTGTAAAACCCACCTTTTTCAAAAACTTCACATGTGCATAAACCGTGGAGTTAATGAGAATTGTTTTTACATTATGCTTCTCGAAGATGGTGGTATTTTTTTTGTAATGATATTCTGCAACTTTAAAATCGCGATAACCCTGGGTAACATATTCCATTTTAATTTCAAGGGAATTATCTTCTTTTATTTCGCCAATAAACAATCCCACAGGTAGCATATTTCTCAGTGTAAAAAATATTAAAGGTTTTTTTGTTTTCTTAAAATCGACATCGGGGAAAAAGGTTTTAATATCATCACAATGGAAATCCAAAAACCGTGTTAAAAATGCCGCTTTTGGATTTAATATTTCCAAAATTTCAAAATAATCTTTCTTGCGGTACATCTGGAAAATGTAAAAAAGATCTACCAGAGTAATAAATCCATTTAATATAAATACGGGATACGCATTAAGCAGCAATCCATAAGTTGCAAAAGTGGATGCGCCAATAAGGTTAATCCAACGCAGCTTTTTCATCGAGGTCATCATCAGGGAAATTGCTACAAGGAATGACCCTGAATATCCTACTATTTCAATCCAATCCAAAAACTTATCCTTTTTTAAACATTAAAGCGGATGCTAAGAATATCGCCATCTTTTACCGGATACTCTTTTCCTTCCAAACGCAAAATCCCCTTGTCTTTACAAGCATTCCAACCACCGGCTTCAATTAAATCTGTGTAATGAACAGTCTCTGCACGGATAAATCCTTTTTCAAGATCGCTGTGAATTGCGCCTGCTGCCCGTTGTGCTTTTGTATCATGTTTAATAGTCCAGGCACGGCATTCATCCTCACCAACGGTAAAGAATGAAATCAGGCCTTGTAATTCATAAGAGCGGCGGATTAATTTGTTCAAAGCGGGTTCGCTTATACCAAGATCTTCCATAAAAACGGCCGCATCTTCATCCGGTAATTCTGCAATTTCTTTTTCTATTTCTGCACTAAGCGATGTCACTTCGCAATTGGTGCCTGCAAATGATTCAAATTCTTTTTCAATTTCATCAGAATTTGAAATTTTATCCTCAGAAATATTGATCACATAAAGCACAGGTTTGGCTGTTACAAACTGATAACCGCGAATAATACGTTGCTCATCTTCATTTAAATCCATTTCACGGATTGGTTTTTCCTGTTCGAGCTGATCCAGGATTTTTTTCATTACAACAAGCTCACGCTTATCCTGTTCATCTTTAATTTTCATCACCTGTTTTTCAAGCTTTTCCACCCGTGTTTCAACAACTGCTAAATCGCTTAAAAGAAACTCGCTGTTTATAAAACCGATATCTTTTTTGGCATCAATGCGATCCAGGGGATGTGGATAAAAATCGTTTTCAAAATCACGTACCATTACAAGCATTGCATCAACATTTTTAACATTAGCAATAAATTGAGGTGGTAGTCCTTGCGGGTTTGATCCATCACCTTCAAGTCCGGCAACTTTTACAAACTCGATTGTGGCATTTACTTTTTTCTTTGGGTTAAATAAAGCGGTTAACTTTTCCAGTCTGTCATCCGGTACTTTTACCACGCCACGTTCAGCGCTTTGTTTTCCGTGCTGAGCAGAATCATCTTTTAAATTTAAAAGGGTTGAAAACAAAGTGGATTTACCGGAATATGGTAAACCAACAATTCCAATTTCCATAATAGTTAATACTCCGAAAGTTTTTTAATTTATTTTAATATTTTTTGTTTGTGAATTTGCAAGGCGCAAAGGTAGCAAATTTTTACTGATTTACCAATCTCAATGCTGACCGATTTTTATTCGATTAAAGTGGGATTAAATAGGATTCTATATAAGTTGAATAAACATCAGGAAATATTTATAGTATAAAAGCGTGTTTAAAAGCTTCCCCAAAATGACATAAACCGGAGTAATTAATGCCCAGGATTGTAGTAGCGGCTTTGTATAAGTTTGTTACATTAGATGATTTTGAAAAATTGCGTAAACCTTTGTTAAAGATTATGGCTAAAAATGAAATTAAAGGTACACTCTTATTAGCGCAGGAAGGTATAAACGGTACTATTGCAGGTACCCGCGAAGGAATTGATGCCGTTCTACGTTGGCTAAAAAGTGATCCAAGGCTCGCTGAGTTAAGCCATAAAGAATCATATGACGAAAGCATGCCTTTTTATCGCAGAAAAGTAAAGCTTAAAAAAGAAATTGTAACAATGGGGCAGCCGGATATTGATCCTAAAAAAAGTGTTGGCACTTACGTTGAACCAAAAGAGTGGAACGAGCTAATTTCAGACCCACAGGTTACACTGATTGATACCCGTAATTCCTACGAGGTCAATATTGGTACTTTTAAAAATGCTGTTAATCCTGAAACCAATTCATTTCGCAGTTTTCCAAAATTCGTAAAGGAAAAGCTGGATCCCGGCAAAAATAAAAAAGTTGCCATGTTTTGTACAGGTGGCATCCGTTGTGAAAAATC
Encoded proteins:
- a CDS encoding LEA type 2 family protein, with product MKRFIALLTISFFFTGCAELLQLLQQSSVQKPTASVTATKLTGLSFTKADLLFDIKINNPNGIAIDLAGLDYGLKINESSLFSGTKNDPLNIEAKGSSTIQIPLSLKYDDIYKTVKSLTGKGKSSYTFEGGLSFDLPVLGKIRLPLSKTGELPLLKLPKVKLKDISMKNLSWSGASMQLDIAVKGSGGLDLFVDNLAYGLKIAGKNWVSGKVTDKIAVNSSGEKIVSIPFKLDFLSMGKAVYDIATGDAELNYNFDGDMNISSDHPLLKAANFSFEDLSKIKISK
- the ychF gene encoding redox-regulated ATPase YchF, translated to MEIGIVGLPYSGKSTLFSTLLNLKDDSAQHGKQSAERGVVKVPDDRLEKLTALFNPKKKVNATIEFVKVAGLEGDGSNPQGLPPQFIANVKNVDAMLVMVRDFENDFYPHPLDRIDAKKDIGFINSEFLLSDLAVVETRVEKLEKQVMKIKDEQDKRELVVMKKILDQLEQEKPIREMDLNEDEQRIIRGYQFVTAKPVLYVINISEDKISNSDEIEKEFESFAGTNCEVTSLSAEIEKEIAELPDEDAAVFMEDLGISEPALNKLIRRSYELQGLISFFTVGEDECRAWTIKHDTKAQRAAGAIHSDLEKGFIRAETVHYTDLIEAGGWNACKDKGILRLEGKEYPVKDGDILSIRFNV
- a CDS encoding rhodanese-related sulfurtransferase; this translates as MPRIVVAALYKFVTLDDFEKLRKPLLKIMAKNEIKGTLLLAQEGINGTIAGTREGIDAVLRWLKSDPRLAELSHKESYDESMPFYRRKVKLKKEIVTMGQPDIDPKKSVGTYVEPKEWNELISDPQVTLIDTRNSYEVNIGTFKNAVNPETNSFRSFPKFVKEKLDPGKNKKVAMFCTGGIRCEKSTAYLKSQGFEEVFHLQGGILKYLEEVDEKDTMWQGECFVFDNRVTVNHSLEKGSFDQCHACRMPITEQEKQSDKYVKGESCPHCFDSITSKQRQRFKEREKQVKLAKSRGEAHIGSEVHKIIEKRRNLKTKKKQIKNPIVSLKD